One region of Sphingomonas bisphenolicum genomic DNA includes:
- a CDS encoding aminotransferase class III-fold pyridoxal phosphate-dependent enzyme: protein MTLHSNRSLLDIDRDHLIHPVTSFRGHEAHGALLLESGKGMWLKDLEGKELLDAFAGLWCVNVGYGQDSIAEVAAEQMRRLPYATGYFHFGSEPAVRLAQKLVDLSPEGLDHVYFTLGGSDAVDSAIRYITHYYNAIGKPEKKQCIALERGYHGSSSTGAGLTALANFHRGFDLPLRWQHHIASPYPYRSDLEGDDAAIIARSVQELKDKVAALGADKVAAFFCEPIQGSGGVIVPPVGWLKAMRETCTQLDILFVTDEVITGFGRTGPMFACEAEGVTPDLMTLAKGLTAGYVPMGALLMSGKVYEGIANGAAPEVAIGHGATYSGHPVSAAVGLEVLRLYTDGGILANGQKVAARFDAGMAGLVDHPMVGDTRGRGLLGAIELVADKGTKARFDPGLKLADRLFAKAYDNGVIFRAFADNIIGLAPALCASDGEMDEIFARIAKTLDDLLEEADIRAALG from the coding sequence ATGACGCTGCATTCCAATCGGTCCCTTCTGGACATCGACCGCGACCATCTGATCCATCCGGTCACTTCCTTCCGCGGGCATGAAGCGCATGGCGCGCTGCTGCTGGAAAGCGGCAAGGGGATGTGGCTGAAGGATTTGGAAGGCAAGGAGCTACTCGACGCCTTTGCCGGCCTGTGGTGCGTCAATGTCGGCTATGGCCAGGACAGCATCGCCGAGGTGGCGGCCGAGCAGATGCGCCGGCTGCCCTATGCGACGGGCTATTTCCATTTCGGCAGCGAGCCGGCGGTGCGGCTGGCGCAGAAGCTGGTGGACCTCAGTCCCGAGGGCCTGGACCATGTCTATTTCACTTTGGGCGGGTCGGACGCGGTGGATAGCGCGATCCGGTACATCACCCATTATTACAACGCGATCGGCAAGCCGGAGAAGAAGCAGTGCATCGCGCTGGAGCGCGGCTATCACGGGTCGAGCAGCACCGGCGCGGGGCTGACGGCGCTGGCCAATTTCCACCGCGGTTTCGACCTGCCGCTGCGCTGGCAGCATCATATCGCGTCGCCCTACCCCTATCGCAGCGATTTGGAAGGCGACGATGCCGCGATCATCGCGCGGTCGGTGCAGGAGTTGAAGGACAAGGTCGCAGCGCTGGGCGCGGACAAGGTCGCCGCCTTCTTCTGCGAGCCGATCCAGGGATCGGGCGGCGTGATCGTGCCGCCGGTCGGCTGGCTCAAGGCGATGCGCGAGACCTGTACGCAGCTCGACATTCTCTTCGTCACGGACGAGGTCATCACCGGCTTCGGCCGCACCGGGCCGATGTTCGCGTGCGAAGCGGAGGGGGTGACGCCGGACCTCATGACTTTGGCCAAGGGGCTGACCGCCGGTTATGTGCCGATGGGCGCGCTGCTGATGTCGGGCAAGGTCTATGAGGGCATCGCCAATGGCGCGGCACCCGAGGTCGCGATCGGCCATGGCGCGACCTATTCGGGCCATCCGGTGAGCGCGGCAGTGGGGCTGGAAGTGCTGCGCCTCTATACAGATGGCGGCATATTGGCGAATGGGCAGAAGGTCGCCGCGCGCTTCGACGCGGGCATGGCGGGGTTGGTCGATCATCCGATGGTCGGCGATACGCGCGGACGGGGCCTGCTGGGCGCGATCGAACTAGTGGCGGACAAGGGGACGAAGGCGCGGTTCGATCCCGGCCTGAAACTGGCCGACCGGCTGTTCGCCAAAGCCTATGACAATGGCGTCATCTTCCGCGCCTTCGCCGACAATATCATCGGCCTGGCCCCTGCGCTGTGCGCGTCGGACGGCGAGATGGACGAGATATTCGCCCGCATCGCCAAGACGCTGGACGATCTGCTCGAAGAGGCGGATATTCGCGCGGCGCTGGGATAA
- a CDS encoding tartrate dehydrogenase: MSAINRNYAISVIPGDGIGKEVMPEGIRVLERAASLYGFSIEQKWQDFACCDYYAKHGQMMPDDWKAQIGNPDAIFFGAVGWPDTVPDHISLWGSLLQFRREYDQYVNLRPVRLMPGVPCPLAGREPGDIDFWVVRENTEGEYSSVGGKMFPGTDREIVIQETVMTRHGTDRVLRYAFELAATRDRKHVTSATKSNGIAITMPWWDERVEEMAKHYPTVTHDKYHIDILTAQFVLNPDRFDVVVASNLFGDILSDLGPACTGTIGVAPSGNINPDRTAPSLFEPVHGSAPDIAGKGIANPVGQIWSAAMMLEHLGEADAAAAIMRAVETVLAEPGLRTGDLKGKANTEQCGRAVADALA; the protein is encoded by the coding sequence CCTCTATGGCTTTTCGATCGAACAGAAATGGCAGGATTTCGCCTGCTGCGACTATTATGCCAAGCACGGCCAGATGATGCCCGACGACTGGAAGGCGCAGATCGGCAATCCTGACGCGATCTTCTTCGGCGCGGTCGGCTGGCCCGATACGGTGCCGGATCATATCTCGCTCTGGGGATCGCTGCTCCAGTTCCGGCGCGAATATGATCAATATGTCAATTTGCGCCCCGTTCGACTGATGCCTGGCGTCCCCTGCCCGCTGGCCGGGCGCGAGCCGGGCGACATCGATTTCTGGGTCGTGCGCGAAAATACCGAGGGCGAATATAGCTCGGTCGGCGGCAAGATGTTTCCCGGCACCGACCGGGAGATCGTGATCCAGGAGACGGTGATGACCCGGCACGGCACCGACCGGGTGCTGCGCTACGCCTTCGAACTGGCGGCGACGCGGGATCGCAAGCATGTCACGTCGGCGACCAAGTCCAACGGCATCGCCATCACCATGCCCTGGTGGGACGAGCGGGTGGAGGAGATGGCGAAACACTATCCGACCGTCACCCATGACAAATATCATATCGATATTTTGACCGCGCAGTTCGTGCTGAACCCGGACCGCTTCGACGTGGTGGTGGCCTCCAACCTGTTCGGCGACATCTTGTCCGACCTTGGCCCGGCCTGCACCGGCACGATCGGGGTGGCGCCGTCGGGCAATATCAATCCGGACCGCACCGCGCCCTCGCTGTTCGAGCCGGTCCACGGCTCCGCGCCCGACATCGCCGGCAAGGGGATCGCCAATCCGGTCGGGCAAATCTGGTCGGCGGCGATGATGCTGGAGCATCTGGGCGAGGCGGACGCCGCCGCCGCGATCATGCGCGCAGTCGAGACGGTGCTGGCCGAGCCGGGCCTGCGCACCGGCGACCTGAAGGGCAAGGCGAATACCGAGCAGTGCGGCAGGGCTGTCGCCGACGCGCTGGCCTGA
- a CDS encoding Lrp/AsnC family transcriptional regulator, producing MLGGPRLDRIDLKILTQLQQSGRITNVELADAVGLSPSPCLTRVKRLEKAGYITGYGAHINLHKLGEYLTVFTEVTLTEHRAGDFSRFETRIRKLDEIVECHLVSGGYDYLLKFVTRGVAHYQSIIEGMLESDYGIEKYFSYVVIKSPFIKHHYPIQHLFGEQR from the coding sequence ATGTTGGGCGGACCCAGACTGGACAGGATCGACCTCAAGATCCTCACGCAGCTTCAGCAATCAGGCCGTATCACCAATGTCGAACTGGCCGATGCGGTCGGCCTGTCCCCCAGCCCCTGCCTGACCCGCGTCAAGCGGCTGGAGAAGGCCGGCTATATCACCGGCTATGGCGCGCATATCAACCTGCACAAGCTGGGCGAATATCTGACCGTCTTTACCGAGGTGACGCTGACCGAGCATCGCGCGGGTGACTTTTCCCGGTTCGAGACGCGCATCCGCAAGCTGGACGAGATCGTCGAGTGCCATCTGGTCAGCGGCGGCTATGACTATCTGCTGAAATTCGTGACGCGCGGCGTGGCGCATTATCAGTCGATCATCGAGGGCATGCTGGAGAGCGACTACGGCATCGAGAAATATTTCAGCTATGTCGTCATCAAGTCGCCCTTCATCAAACATCATTATCCGATCCAGCATCTGTTCGGCGAGCAACGATAG